The Arcanobacterium pinnipediorum genome includes a region encoding these proteins:
- a CDS encoding amino acid ABC transporter permease, whose protein sequence is MPSHNSPELIRAVPVRHWGRWVSAAIVAVIAYAILNQLITNPQFQWGVVWDNLFKIQIVKGVAWTLALTVAAMALGIALAVTMAIMRRSDNPVLRSVATGYIWFFRGTPIYTQLIFWGLIGTLFPTITVGIPGVVDFFSFAPNNIFAERQYTMFLFAVLGLGINEGAYLAEIVRSGLNSVDPGQEEAAKALGMSSGMIMRRIILPQAMRVIVPPTGNETISMLKTTSLVTAVPLSLELTHVTNASGFSSFQPIPFLLVAAIWYLSITSVLMVGQFYLEKFYGRGSAGGSVSSRSRTTKKSRASRQAAINAAQTTIDDPFAEYTP, encoded by the coding sequence ATGCCTTCGCACAACAGCCCCGAACTCATCCGTGCAGTTCCAGTCCGCCATTGGGGTCGGTGGGTCTCGGCAGCTATTGTGGCTGTCATTGCCTATGCGATTCTCAATCAGCTCATCACTAACCCGCAATTCCAGTGGGGCGTGGTGTGGGATAATCTTTTTAAGATTCAGATTGTCAAAGGCGTGGCGTGGACGCTCGCTCTGACTGTGGCTGCGATGGCGTTGGGTATTGCGTTGGCGGTGACGATGGCGATTATGCGCCGGTCGGATAATCCGGTGTTGCGCTCGGTAGCAACTGGATATATTTGGTTCTTCCGGGGCACGCCGATTTATACTCAGTTGATTTTCTGGGGACTTATCGGCACGCTGTTTCCAACGATCACTGTTGGCATTCCAGGCGTGGTTGATTTCTTCTCTTTCGCACCGAATAATATTTTTGCTGAGCGCCAATATACGATGTTTTTGTTTGCTGTGCTTGGGCTTGGTATTAATGAAGGCGCGTATCTAGCTGAGATTGTGCGTTCGGGGTTGAACTCGGTGGATCCGGGGCAAGAGGAGGCTGCGAAGGCGTTGGGGATGAGTAGTGGGATGATTATGCGTCGGATTATTTTGCCGCAGGCAATGCGTGTGATTGTGCCACCAACTGGTAATGAAACGATTTCTATGTTGAAGACGACGTCGTTGGTGACGGCGGTGCCGTTGTCGCTTGAATTGACTCACGTGACGAATGCGAGTGGGTTCTCCTCATTCCAGCCGATTCCGTTTTTGCTGGTTGCCGCTATCTGGTATTTGTCGATCACCTCGGTGTTGATGGTGGGCCAGTTTTATCTTGAGAAGTTTTATGGCCGCGGTAGTGCTGGTGGTTCTGTTTCGTCGCGTTCACGCACGACGAAGAAGAGCCGGGCGAGCCGCCAAGCCGCTATTAACGCCGCCCAGACGACGATCGACGATCCGTTTGCTGAATACACACCGTGA
- a CDS encoding ABC transporter substrate-binding protein has protein sequence MKTLKITAVTAALLLTLGACGSDAATSTTDASDAAAIAGDVRATDVSTIEKVDEIAALLPEAVKQDGKLTIGTNAFYAPAEFYAADGTTMQGFDVDLANALGKVLDIEVTMENAEFAAIIPGIGSTYEAGIAAISVNPERQETVDLIQYYEAGLQWGVPAGNPKNFDPADVCGKVIGVQTGTAQDEFLTELNTTDCKDKPVQIQRQSEQPRISLELAQGQLDAMFADTPVIDYAILQTNNKIEKIGTPIDVVGLAIATPKGEATTEALTKALQHLIDTGELQRIFDTWGIKDGVATTAILNPAK, from the coding sequence ATGAAAACCCTAAAGATTACTGCAGTAACAGCTGCACTCTTACTCACCTTGGGCGCTTGTGGCTCCGACGCCGCAACGTCTACCACTGACGCATCCGACGCCGCAGCTATTGCCGGCGATGTGCGCGCCACAGACGTATCAACAATCGAAAAGGTCGATGAGATCGCTGCATTACTACCTGAAGCAGTTAAGCAGGATGGAAAACTCACCATCGGCACCAACGCATTTTATGCACCTGCTGAATTTTATGCCGCAGACGGCACCACCATGCAGGGCTTTGATGTTGATCTTGCCAACGCCCTAGGCAAAGTCCTCGATATTGAGGTCACTATGGAAAATGCCGAGTTTGCCGCGATTATCCCAGGTATCGGCTCAACATACGAGGCTGGCATCGCCGCTATCTCAGTCAATCCAGAACGGCAAGAAACCGTTGACCTCATCCAGTATTACGAAGCTGGTTTGCAGTGGGGTGTGCCCGCAGGAAACCCGAAGAACTTTGATCCAGCTGATGTGTGCGGCAAGGTGATCGGCGTACAAACCGGCACGGCTCAAGATGAATTCCTCACTGAACTTAACACTACGGACTGCAAAGACAAACCCGTCCAAATCCAACGGCAGTCTGAACAACCACGCATTAGCCTCGAACTAGCCCAAGGCCAGCTCGACGCTATGTTCGCCGACACCCCGGTCATTGACTACGCCATTTTGCAAACGAATAACAAGATCGAAAAGATCGGCACCCCGATCGACGTCGTTGGCCTGGCAATTGCTACTCCAAAGGGTGAAGCTACCACCGAGGCTCTCACTAAAGCACTCCAACATCTGATTGATACCGGCGAACTTCAACGGATTTTCGACACGTGGGGTATCAAGGATGGTGTTGCCACCACGGCCATCCTCAATCCAGCCAAGTAA